One genomic segment of Salmo trutta chromosome 8, fSalTru1.1, whole genome shotgun sequence includes these proteins:
- the sh2d1ab gene encoding SH2 domain-containing protein 1A — translation MEQEKLAVYHGAISREEGEMRLWTAGQDGSYLIRNSESLAGLYCLCVLYKGYVYTYRLSLDGGGSWTAETTPGVEKRYFRKMKNLITAFQKPGQGIATPLLYPVTMQSHMHPVTTENHTHPGNMKAHPSSLPPTHTTENHYQQ, via the exons ATGGAACAGGAGAAACTAGCCGTGTACCACGGAGCCATcagcagagaggagggggagatgaggcTGTGGACAGCAGGACAGGACGGCAGCTACCTGATACGCAACAGTGAGAGTCTAGCTGGGCTCTACTGCCTCTGTGTGCT gtATAAAGGCTATGTGTACACATATAGGCTGTCCCTGGATGGTGGAGGCTCCTGGACAGCAGAG aCTACTCCCGGCGTGGAGAAACGATACTTTCGGAAAATGAAGAACTTGATAACAGCTTTCCAAAAACCAGGCCAAGGCATTGCTACACCTCTCCTCTACCCCGTAACCATGCAGAGTCACATGCACCCTGTCACCACAGAGAATCATACACACCCTGGCAACATGAAAGCACACCCTAGCAGCCTGCCACCAACTCACACCACTGAGAATCATTACCAACAGTAG